Proteins encoded together in one Coffea eugenioides isolate CCC68of unplaced genomic scaffold, Ceug_1.0 ScVebR1_3227;HRSCAF=4402, whole genome shotgun sequence window:
- the LOC113757674 gene encoding uncharacterized protein LOC113757674, with protein MRNGVVMVLNALDLSPRLEIDPSALSSTEQWVRRTSYKSYISARRVLVAKAVRWTFPVEGSFKLNTDGCSTVGGSGGGGVIRDSRGKLIIAFADSFGSLDSLQAEARALLLGLQLGYSLGISQMFVESDCLVLVNCLKGVWGVPVVIRPVVRAVRLVTSAGHQFGHCYQEGNMVADSLATFGVECGSRSIFTSASQLPLRSRGLLSLDMQNFCSFRFSLRM; from the exons ATGAGAAATGGAGTTGTTATGGTACTCAACGCTTTAGATCTGAGTCCAAGATTAGAGATTGATCCCTCTGCTTTATCTTCCACCGAACAATGGGTACGTAGAACTAGCTATAAG TCATATATTTCGGCCAGAAGGGTGTTAGTAGCTAAGGCGGTGAGGTGGACTTTCCCTGTGGAGGGTTCTTTTAAGCTTAACACTGACGGTTGTTCTACGGTCGGTGGTAGTGGGGGCGGTGGGGTGATTAGGGATTCGAGGGGAAAACTCATTATTGCTTTTGCAGATTCTTTTGGCTCTCTGGATTCCCTGCAGGCTGAGGCTCGGGCTCTCTTGTTAGGGCTTCAGCTGGGGTACAGCTTAGGGATTTCGCAGATGTTTGTTGAATCTGATTGCTTGGTTTTAGTCAATTGTTTAAAGGGGGTTTGGGGGGTTCCTGTGGTGATTCGGCCAGTTGTTCGTGCTGTTCGTCTGGTTACTTCTGCTGGCCATCAGTTTGGTCATTGCTACCAGGAGGGGAACATGGTGGCGGACTCGCTCGCAACGTTTGGGGTGGAGTGTGGCTCTCGATCTATTTTCACGTCAGCGTCTCAGTTGCCCCTGCGCTCCAGGGGGCTTTTATCTCTGGACAtgcagaatttttgtagttttcgTTTTTCTCTTAGGATGTAG
- the LOC113757675 gene encoding uncharacterized protein LOC113757675: protein MVSFINPQNHHSIIISNAHIPHHPSTTPFGFSHSLNSSLFLLNSFFSTSTFFRIFSDQKAKSFHWNYALDGIHPRENGVIGDKGPIFAAVLLRWLGSNPKHLRRYGSILENLQSRPDLLEKIKGIIVDSGGD, encoded by the exons ATGG TTTCGTTTATTAACCCCCAAAATCACCACTCCATTATTATCTCAAACGCCCACATTCCCCACCACCCCTCAACAACTCCATTTGGCTTTTCCCATTCCCTCAATTCTTCACTGTTTCTCCTCAACTCATTCTTCTCCACCTCAACCTTCTTCCGCATTTTCTCTGACCAAAAAGCTAAATCTTTCCACTGGAATTACGCTCTTGATGGAATTCACCCTAGAGAAAATGGGGTCATCGGGGATAAAGGGCCAATCTTTGCTGCAGTTTTGTTGCGATGGCTTGGGTCGAATCCGAAGCATCTGAGGAGGTATGGTTCCATTCTTGAGAATTTGCAAAGTAGGCCAGATTTATTGGAGAAAATCAAGGGAATTATTGTTGATTCAGGAGGTgactga